One genomic window of Brienomyrus brachyistius isolate T26 chromosome 16, BBRACH_0.4, whole genome shotgun sequence includes the following:
- the LOC125709687 gene encoding interleukin-13 receptor subunit alpha-1-like isoform X2 produces MPVLVIYLFFVCVDWHNYVHADQSTVILSTDRSIFTSESPGNKLSSPSLSAEKVLDEGYDQDITDVLELDNYEEYEEYEKYDEYEDEYHALVTLYKDHNGRGDFAQFHVTEISKNEKISMEKIYSNITLPPGLHRLLVKNVSCIVYNTHHLNCSLAVEGISKGAQYSFTVHRDDSLLSCYSFMNNEARVVKCNGKTDYKDYFTLKINVTVADFQYVHRQQFEAVQIEKLNPPHNVTASFISGNLYIEWNLNSNLRNICFLFELKINQELLEVFKQMNFTILNIDQTQSYKIQIRVTKTDSCRKNDIWSDWSEPVVVNPRIKPDALNVPMICGISLGIPMLLLAVFLPCWRPRLFNKLFPPVPSPSMKIQELLEKDDVIQEMQFRYLEEIVKVEDDSD; encoded by the exons ATGCCAGTCCTTGTTATATACTTGTTCTTTGTATGTGTGGATTGGCACAACTATGTTCATGCGGACCAGAGTACTG TGATACTTTCAACAGACAGAAGCATATTTACTTCTGAATCTCCCGGGAATAAATTGTCATCTCCCTCTTTGAGTGCTGAGAAAGTTCTAGACGAAGGATATGATCAGGATATAACTGATGTTCTT GAACTTGATAATTATGAAGAATATGAAGAATATGAAAAATATGATGAATATGAAGATGAATATCAT GctcttgtaacattatataaaGACCATAATGGAAGAGGGGATTTTGCTCAATTTCATGTAACAGAAAtatctaaaaatgaaaaaataagcatggaaaaaatatatagtaaCATAACACTTCCACCAG GTCTGCATAGACTCCTTGTGAAGAatgtgtcctgcattgtgtataACACTCACCATTTAAACTGCTCTTTGGCTGTGGAGGGTATTTCCAAAGGTGCCCAGTACTCGTTCACCGTCCA TCGAGATGATTCACTCCTATCCTGTTACAGTTTCATGAACAATGAAGCCAGAGTTGTTAAATGTAATGGAAAGACTGACTACAAGGATTACTTTACTTTAAAGATCAATGTTACTGTCGCTGACTTCCAATACGTCCACCGCCAACAATTTGAGGCAGTGCAGATTG aaaagCTGAATCCCCCACATAATGTAACGGCTTCATTCATCTCAGGGAACTTGTACATTGAATGGAATCTTAACTCAAATCTCAGAAACATTTGTTTCCTCTTCGAATTAAAGATAAATCag GAATTACTGGAAGTTTTTAAGCAGATGAACTTCACCATACTAAACATAGATCAGACTCAGAGTTATAAGATACAGATAAGAGTGACCAAGACTGACAGCTGCAGGAAAAATGACATTTGGAGCGACTGGAGTGAACCTGTGG TTGTGAATCCACGTATAAAGCCGGATGCACTGAACGTGCCAATGATTTGTGGCATTTCTCTGGGCATCCCCATGTTGCTGCTTGCAGTGTTTCTGCCCTGCTGGCGGCCCAG attgttCAACAAGTTGTTTCCTCCTGTCCCGAGTCCATCTATGAAGATTCAAGAGCTGTTAGAGAAAGATGATGTcattcag GAGATGCAGTTCAGATATTTAGAGGAGATTGTTAAAGTTGAAGATGATTCCGATTAG
- the LOC125709687 gene encoding interleukin-13 receptor subunit alpha-1-like isoform X3 — MSVILSTDRSIFTSESPGNKLSSPSLSAEKVLDEGYDQDITDVLELDNYEEYEEYEKYDEYEDEYHALVTLYKDHNGRGDFAQFHVTEISKNEKISMEKIYSNITLPPGLHRLLVKNVSCIVYNTHHLNCSLAVEGISKGAQYSFTVHRDDSLLSCYSFMNNEARVVKCNGKTDYKDYFTLKINVTVADFQYVHRQQFEAVQIEKLNPPHNVTASFISGNLYIEWNLNSNLRNICFLFELKINQELLEVFKQMNFTILNIDQTQSYKIQIRVTKTDSCRKNDIWSDWSEPVVVNPRIKPDALNVPMICGISLGIPMLLLAVFLPCWRPRLFNKLFPPVPSPSMKIQELLEKDDVIQEMQFRYLEEIVKVEDDSD; from the exons ATGAGCG TGATACTTTCAACAGACAGAAGCATATTTACTTCTGAATCTCCCGGGAATAAATTGTCATCTCCCTCTTTGAGTGCTGAGAAAGTTCTAGACGAAGGATATGATCAGGATATAACTGATGTTCTT GAACTTGATAATTATGAAGAATATGAAGAATATGAAAAATATGATGAATATGAAGATGAATATCAT GctcttgtaacattatataaaGACCATAATGGAAGAGGGGATTTTGCTCAATTTCATGTAACAGAAAtatctaaaaatgaaaaaataagcatggaaaaaatatatagtaaCATAACACTTCCACCAG GTCTGCATAGACTCCTTGTGAAGAatgtgtcctgcattgtgtataACACTCACCATTTAAACTGCTCTTTGGCTGTGGAGGGTATTTCCAAAGGTGCCCAGTACTCGTTCACCGTCCA TCGAGATGATTCACTCCTATCCTGTTACAGTTTCATGAACAATGAAGCCAGAGTTGTTAAATGTAATGGAAAGACTGACTACAAGGATTACTTTACTTTAAAGATCAATGTTACTGTCGCTGACTTCCAATACGTCCACCGCCAACAATTTGAGGCAGTGCAGATTG aaaagCTGAATCCCCCACATAATGTAACGGCTTCATTCATCTCAGGGAACTTGTACATTGAATGGAATCTTAACTCAAATCTCAGAAACATTTGTTTCCTCTTCGAATTAAAGATAAATCag GAATTACTGGAAGTTTTTAAGCAGATGAACTTCACCATACTAAACATAGATCAGACTCAGAGTTATAAGATACAGATAAGAGTGACCAAGACTGACAGCTGCAGGAAAAATGACATTTGGAGCGACTGGAGTGAACCTGTGG TTGTGAATCCACGTATAAAGCCGGATGCACTGAACGTGCCAATGATTTGTGGCATTTCTCTGGGCATCCCCATGTTGCTGCTTGCAGTGTTTCTGCCCTGCTGGCGGCCCAG attgttCAACAAGTTGTTTCCTCCTGTCCCGAGTCCATCTATGAAGATTCAAGAGCTGTTAGAGAAAGATGATGTcattcag GAGATGCAGTTCAGATATTTAGAGGAGATTGTTAAAGTTGAAGATGATTCCGATTAG
- the LOC125709687 gene encoding interleukin-13 receptor subunit alpha-1-like isoform X1: MSDMPVLVIYLFFVCVDWHNYVHADQSTVILSTDRSIFTSESPGNKLSSPSLSAEKVLDEGYDQDITDVLELDNYEEYEEYEKYDEYEDEYHALVTLYKDHNGRGDFAQFHVTEISKNEKISMEKIYSNITLPPGLHRLLVKNVSCIVYNTHHLNCSLAVEGISKGAQYSFTVHRDDSLLSCYSFMNNEARVVKCNGKTDYKDYFTLKINVTVADFQYVHRQQFEAVQIEKLNPPHNVTASFISGNLYIEWNLNSNLRNICFLFELKINQELLEVFKQMNFTILNIDQTQSYKIQIRVTKTDSCRKNDIWSDWSEPVVVNPRIKPDALNVPMICGISLGIPMLLLAVFLPCWRPRLFNKLFPPVPSPSMKIQELLEKDDVIQEMQFRYLEEIVKVEDDSD; the protein is encoded by the exons ATGAGCG ACATGCCAGTCCTTGTTATATACTTGTTCTTTGTATGTGTGGATTGGCACAACTATGTTCATGCGGACCAGAGTACTG TGATACTTTCAACAGACAGAAGCATATTTACTTCTGAATCTCCCGGGAATAAATTGTCATCTCCCTCTTTGAGTGCTGAGAAAGTTCTAGACGAAGGATATGATCAGGATATAACTGATGTTCTT GAACTTGATAATTATGAAGAATATGAAGAATATGAAAAATATGATGAATATGAAGATGAATATCAT GctcttgtaacattatataaaGACCATAATGGAAGAGGGGATTTTGCTCAATTTCATGTAACAGAAAtatctaaaaatgaaaaaataagcatggaaaaaatatatagtaaCATAACACTTCCACCAG GTCTGCATAGACTCCTTGTGAAGAatgtgtcctgcattgtgtataACACTCACCATTTAAACTGCTCTTTGGCTGTGGAGGGTATTTCCAAAGGTGCCCAGTACTCGTTCACCGTCCA TCGAGATGATTCACTCCTATCCTGTTACAGTTTCATGAACAATGAAGCCAGAGTTGTTAAATGTAATGGAAAGACTGACTACAAGGATTACTTTACTTTAAAGATCAATGTTACTGTCGCTGACTTCCAATACGTCCACCGCCAACAATTTGAGGCAGTGCAGATTG aaaagCTGAATCCCCCACATAATGTAACGGCTTCATTCATCTCAGGGAACTTGTACATTGAATGGAATCTTAACTCAAATCTCAGAAACATTTGTTTCCTCTTCGAATTAAAGATAAATCag GAATTACTGGAAGTTTTTAAGCAGATGAACTTCACCATACTAAACATAGATCAGACTCAGAGTTATAAGATACAGATAAGAGTGACCAAGACTGACAGCTGCAGGAAAAATGACATTTGGAGCGACTGGAGTGAACCTGTGG TTGTGAATCCACGTATAAAGCCGGATGCACTGAACGTGCCAATGATTTGTGGCATTTCTCTGGGCATCCCCATGTTGCTGCTTGCAGTGTTTCTGCCCTGCTGGCGGCCCAG attgttCAACAAGTTGTTTCCTCCTGTCCCGAGTCCATCTATGAAGATTCAAGAGCTGTTAGAGAAAGATGATGTcattcag GAGATGCAGTTCAGATATTTAGAGGAGATTGTTAAAGTTGAAGATGATTCCGATTAG
- the LOC125709687 gene encoding interleukin-13 receptor subunit alpha-1-like isoform X4, whose translation MILSTDRSIFTSESPGNKLSSPSLSAEKVLDEGYDQDITDVLELDNYEEYEEYEKYDEYEDEYHALVTLYKDHNGRGDFAQFHVTEISKNEKISMEKIYSNITLPPGLHRLLVKNVSCIVYNTHHLNCSLAVEGISKGAQYSFTVHRDDSLLSCYSFMNNEARVVKCNGKTDYKDYFTLKINVTVADFQYVHRQQFEAVQIEKLNPPHNVTASFISGNLYIEWNLNSNLRNICFLFELKINQELLEVFKQMNFTILNIDQTQSYKIQIRVTKTDSCRKNDIWSDWSEPVVVNPRIKPDALNVPMICGISLGIPMLLLAVFLPCWRPRLFNKLFPPVPSPSMKIQELLEKDDVIQEMQFRYLEEIVKVEDDSD comes from the exons A TGATACTTTCAACAGACAGAAGCATATTTACTTCTGAATCTCCCGGGAATAAATTGTCATCTCCCTCTTTGAGTGCTGAGAAAGTTCTAGACGAAGGATATGATCAGGATATAACTGATGTTCTT GAACTTGATAATTATGAAGAATATGAAGAATATGAAAAATATGATGAATATGAAGATGAATATCAT GctcttgtaacattatataaaGACCATAATGGAAGAGGGGATTTTGCTCAATTTCATGTAACAGAAAtatctaaaaatgaaaaaataagcatggaaaaaatatatagtaaCATAACACTTCCACCAG GTCTGCATAGACTCCTTGTGAAGAatgtgtcctgcattgtgtataACACTCACCATTTAAACTGCTCTTTGGCTGTGGAGGGTATTTCCAAAGGTGCCCAGTACTCGTTCACCGTCCA TCGAGATGATTCACTCCTATCCTGTTACAGTTTCATGAACAATGAAGCCAGAGTTGTTAAATGTAATGGAAAGACTGACTACAAGGATTACTTTACTTTAAAGATCAATGTTACTGTCGCTGACTTCCAATACGTCCACCGCCAACAATTTGAGGCAGTGCAGATTG aaaagCTGAATCCCCCACATAATGTAACGGCTTCATTCATCTCAGGGAACTTGTACATTGAATGGAATCTTAACTCAAATCTCAGAAACATTTGTTTCCTCTTCGAATTAAAGATAAATCag GAATTACTGGAAGTTTTTAAGCAGATGAACTTCACCATACTAAACATAGATCAGACTCAGAGTTATAAGATACAGATAAGAGTGACCAAGACTGACAGCTGCAGGAAAAATGACATTTGGAGCGACTGGAGTGAACCTGTGG TTGTGAATCCACGTATAAAGCCGGATGCACTGAACGTGCCAATGATTTGTGGCATTTCTCTGGGCATCCCCATGTTGCTGCTTGCAGTGTTTCTGCCCTGCTGGCGGCCCAG attgttCAACAAGTTGTTTCCTCCTGTCCCGAGTCCATCTATGAAGATTCAAGAGCTGTTAGAGAAAGATGATGTcattcag GAGATGCAGTTCAGATATTTAGAGGAGATTGTTAAAGTTGAAGATGATTCCGATTAG